From one Cardiobacteriaceae bacterium TAE3-ERU3 genomic stretch:
- the fumC gene encoding class II fumarate hydratase: MGTRTEHDTMGEVQVDSEAYWGAQTQRSYQNFKIGGETLPKALIEAMALVKKAAAKTNVGLGRIEEKQADLIIEAADDVLAGKLDKEFPLVVWQTGSGTQSNMNMNEVLANRANEIAGTGRGAYQPVHPNDHVNHAQSTNDSFPTAIHVAAARQINSLLIPAVEKLRDTLKAKSEAFSDIVKIGRTHLQDATPLTLGQEFSGYVSQLDHGLDRLQDALKGLYELPLGGTAVGTGLNSHPDYAVKAAENLSELTGLPFVTAPNKFEALAGRDAAVYASGALKTLAVSLNKIANDVRWLASGPRCGFGEITIPENEPGSSIMPGKVNPTQCEALTMVCCQVVGNDTTITMAGSAGNFELNVYMPVIAYNLLQSIRLLGDACNSFEEHCASGIEPVREKIDYFLHHSLMLVTALNRHIGYENAAKVAKTAYKKDQSLKETAVELGLLSAEEFDKYVQPQDMVAPK; encoded by the coding sequence ATGGGTACACGTACCGAACACGACACCATGGGCGAAGTCCAAGTCGACAGCGAAGCGTATTGGGGCGCGCAAACCCAGCGCAGCTACCAAAACTTCAAAATTGGCGGAGAAACGCTGCCTAAAGCATTAATCGAAGCGATGGCATTGGTCAAAAAAGCCGCAGCGAAAACCAACGTTGGCCTTGGCCGTATCGAAGAAAAGCAAGCTGATTTGATTATCGAAGCCGCTGACGATGTACTTGCAGGCAAGCTCGATAAAGAATTCCCGCTGGTCGTGTGGCAAACCGGTTCCGGCACGCAGTCGAACATGAACATGAACGAAGTACTCGCCAACCGCGCCAATGAAATCGCCGGCACAGGCCGTGGTGCGTACCAGCCTGTTCACCCTAACGATCACGTCAACCACGCGCAGTCCACCAACGACTCGTTCCCAACGGCCATTCACGTCGCAGCAGCGCGCCAAATCAACAGCCTGTTGATTCCAGCGGTCGAAAAATTGCGCGACACGCTCAAGGCCAAATCCGAAGCATTCAGCGACATCGTCAAAATCGGCCGTACCCACTTGCAGGACGCTACGCCACTGACGCTTGGTCAGGAATTTTCTGGCTACGTCAGCCAGCTCGACCACGGTCTTGACCGCCTGCAAGATGCGCTTAAAGGATTGTATGAACTGCCACTTGGCGGCACAGCAGTCGGTACCGGCCTCAACAGCCACCCCGATTATGCGGTCAAAGCTGCGGAAAACCTCAGCGAGCTGACTGGCTTGCCATTCGTCACTGCGCCAAACAAATTTGAAGCACTTGCAGGCCGTGACGCCGCAGTTTACGCTTCCGGCGCGTTGAAGACGCTTGCCGTCAGCCTCAACAAAATTGCCAACGATGTACGCTGGCTCGCCAGTGGCCCACGCTGTGGCTTCGGCGAAATCACCATTCCTGAAAATGAGCCCGGCTCATCAATCATGCCTGGCAAGGTCAACCCAACCCAGTGTGAAGCACTGACCATGGTCTGCTGCCAAGTTGTGGGTAACGACACCACCATCACCATGGCTGGTTCAGCAGGCAACTTCGAGCTGAACGTCTATATGCCGGTCATTGCCTACAACCTGCTGCAATCGATCCGCCTGCTTGGCGACGCGTGCAACAGCTTTGAAGAGCACTGCGCTTCAGGTATCGAGCCGGTACGCGAAAAAATCGACTACTTCCTGCATCACTCATTGATGCTGGTCACGGCACTCAACCGCCACATTGGCTACGAGAACGCCGCTAAAGTCGCGAAAACTGCGTACAAGAAAGACCAATCACTGAAAGAAACAGCGGTTGAGCTCGGCCTGCTCAGCGCAGAAGAGTTTGATAAATACGTGCAACCACAAGACATGGTCGCACCGAAATAA
- a CDS encoding carbamate kinase, producing MTKTVVVAFGGNALIDDSGDTSFPHQYACLTRTAGHIADLKADGWNVLVVHGNGPQVGFSLRRSELAKAEVCPIPIDYAVAESQGAIGFMFQRALNNEMRRRNIDCDVAAVVTQAVVDVDDPAFHAPSKPVGSFLTEAQAKHMQAQFGWTVMEDAGRGWRRCVASPKPKQVVETGMIQRLLARDAIVIAGGGGGIAVSENAHGQLDSLEAVIDKDLTAAILATALQADYLLIPTGVPKVAVRFGQPDQQWLDQLDVAQAQALIEQGEFGKGSMQPKVEALLQYIAACPQGCGVITDPPSMLDALAGRSGTRIQGEPCPSAV from the coding sequence ATGACAAAAACCGTTGTTGTTGCATTTGGCGGCAATGCTTTAATTGACGATTCAGGTGATACTTCTTTTCCACACCAATACGCGTGCCTGACCCGTACCGCCGGTCACATTGCCGACCTCAAGGCAGATGGTTGGAATGTTTTGGTGGTGCATGGCAATGGGCCACAAGTTGGCTTTTCCCTACGCCGTTCGGAGTTGGCAAAAGCAGAAGTTTGCCCGATTCCAATAGATTACGCCGTAGCCGAATCGCAGGGTGCGATTGGCTTTATGTTCCAGCGTGCACTAAACAATGAAATGCGACGCCGCAACATAGATTGTGACGTTGCTGCCGTGGTCACACAAGCGGTGGTAGATGTTGATGACCCCGCATTTCACGCACCCAGTAAACCCGTTGGCAGCTTTTTAACCGAGGCTCAAGCCAAGCACATGCAAGCGCAATTTGGCTGGACGGTGATGGAGGATGCCGGCCGTGGATGGCGGCGTTGCGTTGCCAGCCCGAAGCCGAAGCAAGTGGTAGAAACCGGCATGATTCAGCGCTTATTGGCGCGTGATGCCATCGTCATCGCCGGTGGCGGCGGTGGTATTGCCGTCAGCGAAAATGCCCACGGACAATTAGACAGTCTTGAGGCTGTGATTGATAAAGACCTCACTGCGGCGATACTCGCTACCGCATTGCAGGCAGATTATTTATTGATCCCCACCGGTGTGCCAAAAGTCGCCGTACGCTTCGGCCAGCCCGACCAACAATGGCTGGATCAACTGGATGTTGCTCAGGCGCAAGCCTTAATCGAACAAGGCGAGTTTGGCAAAGGCTCAATGCAGCCCAAAGTCGAAGCCCTGTTGCAATACATCGCCGCCTGCCCACAAGGCTGTGGCGTGATCACCGATCCACCATCCATGCTTGATGCCCTTGCCGGACGCAGTGGCACACGCATTCAGGGCGAACCATGTCCATCAGCTGTGTAG
- a CDS encoding DUF2877 domain-containing protein, which produces MSISCVDQRIIADLPLLQHGWQVVSVHRHVVNLRHDQHSTLLALVDHSVACGPRQLRCQGSLPSHPVVLRRILSQLATNLPTPFDCTLQPPDTTLNPTSLTSAWQYLADTATTPTDTFNQQLQQHLQHTIHTLLNALTDNTPLDPAVQALIGLGHGLTPSGDDFLAGLLIALSLPSSPLAHCRTQLQHSILRHHYRTHPVSAAFLDDAIRVQVSEPVQTCVTALHQNPDTNTATAIQALTNLGHRSGHDILSGLLAGLPHDVAQRALLCPYH; this is translated from the coding sequence ATGTCCATCAGCTGTGTAGATCAGCGCATTATTGCCGACCTGCCACTGCTACAACACGGTTGGCAGGTCGTATCAGTACACCGCCATGTCGTCAATCTGCGCCACGACCAACACAGCACCCTGTTGGCGTTAGTCGATCACAGCGTGGCTTGTGGCCCTCGACAGCTGCGTTGTCAGGGTTCATTACCGAGTCATCCAGTGGTCTTACGGCGCATACTGTCCCAGCTAGCCACGAATCTACCGACCCCGTTTGACTGCACCTTACAACCACCCGATACGACACTGAATCCAACGTCTTTGACAAGCGCATGGCAGTATTTGGCTGACACAGCAACTACGCCAACGGATACCTTCAACCAACAACTACAACAGCATTTACAACACACCATCCATACGCTGCTAAACGCATTAACCGACAACACGCCACTTGATCCTGCCGTACAAGCACTGATTGGTTTAGGGCATGGTCTCACGCCAAGCGGTGACGACTTTTTAGCCGGATTACTGATTGCTTTGAGCCTGCCGAGCAGCCCATTGGCACACTGCCGCACACAACTACAACACAGCATACTGCGCCACCACTACCGAACCCACCCCGTTTCAGCGGCCTTTTTGGACGATGCCATACGGGTGCAGGTCAGTGAACCGGTGCAGACATGTGTCACCGCCCTACACCAAAACCCCGACACAAACACCGCCACAGCAATCCAAGCACTCACCAACCTCGGCCATCGTTCCGGCCACGACATACTCAGCGGCCTACTCGCCGGGCTACCGCATGATGTAGCGCAGCGTGCGTTATTATGCCCATACCACTAA
- a CDS encoding LysR family transcriptional regulator: MPFTEDNIRTIHAIARCGSFATAAEQLHRVPSAVSYTVRTLESRLGVELFDRSGHKVQLTPAGEYFLNHSQLILNSFDSLARNTVAIGGGTSITFNIVVNNIINRDGLVGLTRHMHEHFPHIELCIRTEVYNGCWEALYQHSCDVVIGAPNYPPQLEGIVCELMGEMEWDFVVSCAHPLASCTHPLTADDVRPFSVVMVMDTAVQYAKQKAWALEGQHIIYVPDLEVAIEFMRQGIGIGYVPHHLIKQVLNRGDVLKKALVESKPATRLFYAWPTEADTPVFQACRDYLQQAEVRLSWHQ; the protein is encoded by the coding sequence ATGCCTTTTACTGAAGACAACATCCGTACCATTCACGCCATTGCCCGCTGTGGCAGCTTTGCCACTGCCGCCGAACAACTACACCGTGTGCCGTCTGCGGTCAGCTATACCGTGCGTACTTTGGAAAGCCGACTGGGGGTTGAATTGTTTGACCGCAGCGGTCATAAGGTGCAATTAACGCCTGCTGGTGAATATTTCCTCAATCACAGTCAGTTGATTCTCAACAGCTTCGACAGCTTGGCGCGCAATACAGTGGCTATTGGTGGTGGGACATCCATTACCTTCAATATTGTGGTCAATAACATCATCAACCGTGATGGTTTGGTCGGCTTAACCCGCCATATGCATGAACACTTTCCGCACATTGAGCTGTGTATCCGCACCGAGGTGTACAACGGCTGCTGGGAAGCGCTGTACCAACACAGTTGCGACGTCGTGATTGGTGCGCCAAATTATCCGCCACAATTAGAGGGCATTGTCTGTGAATTGATGGGGGAAATGGAATGGGATTTTGTCGTGTCTTGTGCGCATCCGTTGGCGAGCTGTACCCATCCGCTGACTGCCGATGATGTGCGGCCTTTTTCGGTGGTTATGGTGATGGATACCGCCGTTCAATACGCGAAGCAGAAAGCGTGGGCGCTGGAAGGGCAGCACATTATTTATGTACCGGATTTGGAAGTGGCGATTGAGTTCATGCGCCAGGGGATTGGCATTGGCTATGTGCCGCATCATTTGATTAAGCAGGTGTTGAACCGTGGTGATGTGCTGAAAAAAGCGCTGGTAGAAAGCAAGCCTGCTACGCGCTTGTTTTACGCATGGCCGACCGAAGCCGATACACCGGTATTTCAAGCGTGCCGTGATTATTTACAGCAGGCCGAAGTGCGGTTGTCGTGGCATCAGTGA
- a CDS encoding cysteine hydrolase codes for MSMFIAQPFNLDFDPKHTALVMIDMQRDFVEPGGFGEALGNDVSLVRSAIEPCKRVLDAARKAGIMIIHTREGHRNDLTDCPAAKLTRGGKTFIGEQGPKGRILVRGEQGHDIIPELYPQDGEPVIDKPGKGAFYQTDLHAILQNRDIKTLIICGVTTEVCVNTTAREANDRGYECIIPEDCVASYFPEFQKYALEMIKAQGAIVGWVSNADNIISALEA; via the coding sequence ATGAGTATGTTTATAGCACAACCGTTCAACCTTGATTTTGATCCAAAACACACTGCATTAGTGATGATCGACATGCAGCGTGATTTTGTTGAGCCAGGTGGCTTTGGTGAAGCATTAGGCAACGATGTTTCATTAGTACGCAGCGCGATTGAACCATGCAAACGGGTACTGGACGCGGCACGCAAAGCGGGCATCATGATTATCCACACCCGTGAAGGGCACCGCAACGATTTGACCGACTGTCCGGCAGCCAAGCTAACCCGTGGCGGCAAGACCTTCATTGGCGAACAGGGCCCCAAAGGACGTATTTTGGTACGCGGTGAGCAAGGCCACGACATCATCCCTGAGCTGTATCCACAAGACGGTGAACCGGTCATCGATAAACCGGGCAAAGGTGCGTTTTATCAAACCGATTTGCACGCCATCTTGCAAAACCGCGACATCAAAACCCTGATCATTTGCGGTGTAACCACTGAAGTCTGCGTCAACACTACCGCACGCGAAGCTAACGACCGTGGCTATGAGTGCATCATTCCCGAAGATTGCGTGGCTTCCTACTTCCCTGAATTCCAGAAATACGCACTGGAAATGATTAAAGCACAAGGTGCGATTGTCGGTTGGGTATCGAACGCCGACAACATTATTTCTGCCCTTGAAGCATAA
- the fdrA gene encoding acyl-CoA synthetase FdrA — protein sequence MSVHHQVFPNLYQDSVSLMQISATLSAADGIEQASVVMGSEANLTRLSAAGFGDISARPADLVIAVIGEDEACAQAIAHAESLLKQKHSALQDSDAPQQVWRSSEHVCSEQPQTNMALISVPGQYAVAETIKALNLGLNVMLFSDNIGLSDELALKQLAESKQRIVMGPDCGTAIINGLPLGFANVVRRGRIGVVAASGTGMQEVTCRIHALGAGISQAIGTGGHDLHESIGGLSMLRGLRTLADDPDTDVIVLVSKPPAANVAEHILSQAKQAGKPVVVLFLGADMHSDDQRIIIANTLAEAADKAVAALHGNPAATPAASDTIDATLPSKRRYLRAVFAGGTFCYEAQLIAQQHGITAASNTPVSGNPTLDAQGQSAAHLIIDMGDDMFTQGRPHPMIDPTLRNQRIAAEAKRDDTAVVLFDVVLGYGAAADPLADLLPIIHAAQQQAEPPLFIAHVCGTDSDPQNRDAICDSLRQAGVIVAAHNADAARLAAYIIATKE from the coding sequence ATGTCTGTTCACCATCAAGTTTTCCCCAATCTGTATCAGGATTCCGTCTCACTGATGCAGATTTCTGCCACCCTCAGCGCCGCGGACGGTATCGAACAAGCATCCGTGGTAATGGGTAGTGAAGCCAATCTGACCCGTCTCAGTGCAGCAGGATTTGGCGACATCAGCGCCCGTCCCGCCGATTTGGTGATTGCCGTGATCGGAGAAGACGAAGCGTGCGCGCAAGCCATTGCCCACGCCGAAAGCCTGCTCAAACAAAAACACAGCGCATTACAAGACAGCGATGCCCCGCAGCAAGTGTGGCGCAGCAGCGAACACGTTTGCAGCGAACAGCCGCAAACCAATATGGCGCTGATTTCCGTCCCCGGACAATACGCCGTAGCCGAAACCATCAAAGCGCTCAATCTCGGTTTAAACGTGATGCTGTTCAGCGACAACATCGGCCTCAGCGATGAGCTGGCATTAAAACAACTTGCCGAAAGCAAACAGCGCATCGTCATGGGGCCTGACTGTGGCACAGCCATCATCAACGGCTTGCCACTCGGCTTTGCCAATGTCGTGCGCCGTGGACGCATCGGTGTGGTTGCCGCTTCGGGTACGGGTATGCAGGAAGTCACCTGCCGTATTCATGCATTGGGTGCAGGTATCTCGCAAGCCATCGGTACCGGTGGCCACGATTTGCACGAAAGCATCGGCGGCCTATCCATGTTGCGCGGATTGCGTACCCTCGCCGATGATCCGGACACAGACGTCATCGTATTGGTATCCAAGCCACCGGCAGCCAACGTGGCAGAACACATTCTCAGCCAAGCCAAGCAAGCAGGAAAGCCGGTGGTGGTGCTGTTCCTCGGTGCGGATATGCACAGCGATGACCAACGTATCATCATCGCCAATACCCTCGCCGAAGCTGCCGACAAAGCCGTTGCCGCCTTGCACGGCAATCCGGCTGCCACTCCAGCAGCATCCGATACCATCGATGCCACCTTACCCAGCAAGCGCCGTTATTTACGCGCCGTATTTGCCGGCGGCACATTCTGCTATGAAGCACAGCTTATTGCCCAACAGCACGGCATCACTGCTGCATCCAATACCCCCGTCAGCGGCAATCCCACTCTGGATGCACAAGGGCAAAGCGCCGCACACCTCATCATCGACATGGGCGATGATATGTTCACACAAGGCCGTCCGCACCCCATGATTGACCCGACCTTGCGCAATCAACGCATCGCTGCCGAAGCCAAACGTGACGACACCGCCGTAGTGCTGTTTGACGTGGTATTGGGTTATGGCGCGGCAGCCGATCCATTGGCGGATTTACTGCCCATCATCCACGCGGCACAGCAGCAAGCCGAGCCGCCCCTGTTCATCGCCCACGTCTGCGGCACAGACAGCGACCCACAAAACCGTGATGCCATTTGCGACAGCCTGCGTCAAGCAGGTGTCATCGTTGCCGCACACAATGCCGATGCCGCACGCCTTGCCGCATACATCATTGCCACGAAGGAGTAA
- a CDS encoding DUF1116 domain-containing protein — translation MSTTLFGEHTHVINIGLEGFATDITRAGGDVTHLQWTPPAEGNVDSGRELAALINDPEIAQANELAMSRYLAAQPVLVDVLPAAEAIPVLAANKHILHAGPPIAWADMCGPVQGALIGAVLYEGWADNADDAAAMLACGDIMLEPCHHHNAVGPMAGIISPSMPLWVVENTDSPNRERVFSNFNEGLGQALRFGANNADVIERLKWMGSELADALQAAVRHSGGIELKPIQAQALHMGDEVHNRNAAATGLLLKQLVPALFAANIERDVMARVLAFIMGNDHFFLNLSMASCKSMLNAAANIANSTMVTVMARNGVNFGIQLSGTGKRWYQAPANTIDGLFFPSYSAEDAAADLGDSAITETAGLGGFAMAASQAIVKFVGGTAQDAIRYSRTMQDITIGSNPAFTIPSMNFSPVAAGIDARKVLDNMIMPVINTGIAHKQAGVGQIGAGITTAPASCFIAALHDFTQTRTGAAHD, via the coding sequence ATGAGTACCACCCTGTTTGGCGAACACACCCACGTTATCAACATCGGACTGGAAGGCTTTGCCACCGACATTACCCGTGCCGGTGGGGATGTCACCCACCTGCAATGGACACCGCCGGCCGAAGGCAACGTTGACAGCGGACGTGAACTCGCCGCCCTGATTAACGACCCTGAAATCGCCCAAGCCAACGAATTGGCCATGAGCCGCTACCTTGCTGCGCAGCCGGTCCTGGTGGACGTACTGCCGGCAGCCGAAGCCATTCCCGTATTGGCCGCCAACAAACACATCCTGCACGCCGGTCCACCCATTGCATGGGCAGACATGTGCGGGCCGGTACAAGGCGCACTGATTGGTGCAGTGCTGTATGAAGGCTGGGCGGACAACGCCGATGATGCCGCCGCCATGTTGGCGTGTGGTGACATCATGCTGGAACCTTGCCACCACCACAATGCCGTTGGACCAATGGCGGGCATCATCAGCCCGTCCATGCCGCTGTGGGTGGTCGAAAACACCGATTCCCCCAACCGTGAACGGGTATTCAGCAACTTCAACGAAGGACTGGGACAGGCACTGCGCTTTGGCGCCAACAACGCTGACGTTATCGAACGCCTCAAATGGATGGGCAGCGAATTGGCAGACGCTTTACAAGCTGCGGTCCGCCACAGTGGCGGCATCGAACTCAAGCCCATTCAGGCACAGGCACTACACATGGGCGACGAAGTCCATAACCGCAACGCCGCCGCCACCGGCCTGCTGCTCAAGCAACTGGTACCGGCACTGTTTGCCGCCAATATTGAGCGTGACGTCATGGCGCGGGTACTGGCCTTCATCATGGGCAACGACCACTTTTTCCTCAACCTGTCGATGGCTTCGTGCAAATCCATGCTCAACGCAGCAGCCAATATCGCCAACAGCACAATGGTCACCGTAATGGCGCGCAACGGCGTAAATTTTGGCATCCAGCTTTCCGGCACCGGCAAGCGCTGGTATCAAGCACCGGCCAACACCATTGACGGCCTGTTTTTCCCATCCTACAGCGCAGAAGATGCCGCCGCCGACCTCGGCGACAGTGCCATCACCGAAACCGCCGGACTCGGTGGCTTTGCGATGGCCGCCTCACAAGCCATCGTCAAATTTGTCGGCGGTACGGCACAGGATGCCATCCGCTACAGCCGCACCATGCAGGACATCACCATCGGCAGCAACCCCGCATTCACCATTCCGTCCATGAATTTCAGCCCCGTAGCGGCCGGCATTGATGCACGAAAAGTGCTGGACAACATGATTATGCCGGTCATCAACACCGGTATCGCCCACAAGCAGGCCGGTGTCGGACAAATCGGCGCAGGCATCACCACTGCCCCCGCATCCTGCTTTATCGCCGCCCTACACGACTTCACCCAAACAAGAACAGGAGCAGCCCATGACTGA
- a CDS encoding cytosine permease, which yields MRKEPNQAELSTVSCWQIAMILLGIAVTPVLIASSDLGGRLALDRAAPVILCASIILTILAVINISIGEKARLPTYGIVKFSFGEQGAIAINILMAISLFGWIAVTANAFGHSMHDLAAHVGINIAVPVWVAFGCVIFVASTAFGLEVLGKVSKIAVPIIAILMVVVLYLVLNKTTQQVSLSEQMSFGAAVSSVVGTIIVLVATSPDFGSFIHNRKHAILAGIIAFGVAYPTLYFVGALPSALTGERSLLQAMAVVGTTVPAAILLVFACITGNAGNMFQGTLVVSTLLSRIAKWKITLALGVLAFIVGSLNIQSWLVPFLLFLGIATPPVAGIYIADFFLKRKAGYDEAVLSQEAKIKYPTFGAWFAASVVGFLTVNGYFTLTGIASLDSILVASLLYVLFNWRNK from the coding sequence ATGAGAAAAGAACCCAATCAAGCTGAACTCAGCACCGTATCCTGCTGGCAAATTGCCATGATTTTGCTTGGCATCGCCGTCACACCGGTCCTGATTGCCTCATCGGATCTCGGCGGACGATTGGCACTGGACAGAGCCGCCCCCGTCATCCTCTGTGCCAGTATCATCCTGACCATACTCGCTGTCATCAACATATCCATCGGTGAAAAAGCACGCCTGCCCACCTACGGTATCGTCAAATTTTCCTTTGGTGAACAAGGTGCGATTGCCATCAACATCCTGATGGCGATCAGCCTGTTCGGCTGGATTGCCGTGACCGCCAACGCCTTCGGCCACAGCATGCACGACTTGGCAGCCCATGTCGGCATCAACATCGCCGTGCCGGTTTGGGTCGCATTTGGTTGCGTCATATTTGTCGCCTCAACCGCCTTTGGCCTTGAAGTGCTGGGCAAAGTATCCAAAATCGCCGTACCGATTATCGCCATCCTGATGGTGGTGGTGCTGTATCTCGTCCTCAATAAAACCACACAGCAAGTCAGCCTCAGCGAACAAATGAGCTTTGGCGCGGCAGTATCATCCGTGGTTGGTACCATCATCGTTTTGGTCGCCACCTCACCGGATTTCGGCAGCTTCATACACAACCGCAAACATGCCATTCTCGCCGGCATCATCGCCTTTGGCGTAGCGTATCCGACCCTGTATTTTGTCGGCGCACTGCCTTCGGCACTGACCGGCGAACGCTCGTTACTGCAAGCCATGGCCGTGGTTGGTACGACTGTTCCCGCCGCCATTTTGCTCGTCTTCGCCTGCATTACCGGCAACGCGGGAAATATGTTTCAAGGCACACTGGTCGTCTCGACCCTGCTCTCACGCATCGCCAAATGGAAAATCACCCTCGCACTGGGTGTGCTGGCCTTTATTGTCGGCAGCCTGAATATCCAGTCGTGGCTCGTACCGTTCCTGCTCTTTCTCGGCATCGCCACCCCACCGGTAGCGGGTATCTACATCGCCGACTTTTTCCTCAAACGCAAAGCCGGCTACGATGAAGCCGTATTGAGTCAGGAAGCCAAAATCAAATACCCAACCTTTGGCGCATGGTTTGCCGCCTCGGTGGTGGGTTTTCTCACTGTCAACGGTTATTTCACCCTGACTGGCATCGCATCACTAGATTCCATATTGGTCGCATCACTGCTCTATGTCCTCTTTAACTGGCGAAATAAATAA
- the glsA gene encoding glutaminase A, protein MDTNNLQDLLNTIHHKHCHDKGGKNADYIPYLASVPSDLCAIAVVTNDGKIHSAGDSDYAFAIESISKVATLALALEDKGSETIRKKIGDSPTGLPFNSVMALELHQDKPLSPLVNAGAMATTSIINAKDKEERWARILDFQRQMMSNGVALSDDVNESEQTTNFHNRAIAWLLYAAEHLFCDAMEACEVYTRQCSTLINTADLATMAGTLANGGVNPVSKQRVIKTQNVPHILAEMMMEGLYDSSGDWAYSVGLPGKSGVGGGIMAVVPGVMGMAAFSPPLDKAGNSVRAQKMLRELAHTLGYNLFMPK, encoded by the coding sequence ATGGATACAAATAATCTGCAAGACCTGCTCAACACCATCCACCACAAACATTGCCACGACAAAGGCGGAAAAAACGCCGACTACATTCCCTATCTCGCCAGCGTTCCATCCGACCTCTGCGCCATTGCCGTGGTCACCAACGATGGCAAAATACACAGCGCTGGTGACAGCGATTACGCCTTTGCCATCGAATCCATATCCAAGGTTGCCACACTCGCGTTGGCACTCGAAGACAAAGGTAGCGAAACCATCCGCAAGAAAATTGGCGACAGCCCCACCGGTCTGCCATTTAATTCGGTGATGGCTCTGGAGCTACATCAAGACAAACCACTGTCACCATTGGTCAATGCCGGTGCGATGGCGACAACCAGCATCATCAATGCCAAAGACAAAGAAGAGCGCTGGGCGCGTATTCTCGATTTCCAGCGGCAAATGATGAGCAATGGTGTTGCCCTCTCGGACGACGTTAACGAATCCGAGCAAACCACCAACTTCCACAACCGCGCTATTGCATGGCTGCTGTACGCCGCCGAACATCTGTTCTGTGATGCGATGGAAGCGTGCGAAGTCTATACCCGCCAGTGTTCGACTTTGATTAATACCGCCGATCTCGCCACTATGGCTGGCACGTTGGCAAATGGTGGCGTAAACCCCGTCAGCAAGCAACGCGTCATCAAAACGCAGAACGTACCGCATATCCTCGCCGAGATGATGATGGAAGGTTTGTACGACAGTTCAGGCGATTGGGCGTATAGCGTTGGTTTGCCCGGCAAAAGCGGCGTCGGTGGTGGCATCATGGCTGTTGTACCCGGCGTGATGGGTATGGCTGCTTTTTCACCGCCATTGGATAAGGCTGGTAATAGCGTCCGCGCCCAAAAGATGCTGCGTGAACTCGCACATACCCTTGGCTATAACCTGTTTATGCCCAAATGA
- the cydX gene encoding cytochrome bd-I oxidase subunit CydX gives MWYFTWLLGLGFAVLLAVMNAMWGEFEQDRENSREDDKEGPEVEYE, from the coding sequence ATGTGGTATTTCACTTGGTTATTGGGGCTTGGCTTTGCCGTTTTACTGGCGGTGATGAATGCAATGTGGGGTGAGTTTGAGCAGGACCGTGAAAATAGCAGAGAGGACGACAAGGAAGGTCCGGAAGTTGAGTACGAATAA